In Perca fluviatilis chromosome 18, GENO_Pfluv_1.0, whole genome shotgun sequence, one genomic interval encodes:
- the LOC120547184 gene encoding potassium channel subfamily K member 2-like, with the protein MAAPDLLDPKSAAHNSKPRLSFSVSPVLLNTPEDECDTRTTVMRWKTVSAIFFLVVLYLIIGATVFRALEQPHESSQKLAILAEKLDFLAMHSCVNSSELEDLVKQVVSAVRAGVNPSGNSSNHMSLWDISSSFFFAGTVITTIGFGNISPHTEGGRIFCIIYALLGIPLFGFLLAGVGDQLGTIFGKGIAKVEKMIVKWKVSQTKIRVISTLIFILFGCLIFVALPVIIFKHIEGWSTLESIYFVVITLTTIGFGDFVAGEKGGSDSSEFLNYYKPVVWFWILVGLAYFAAVLSMIGDWFRVISKKTKEEVGEFRAHAAEWTANVSAEFKETRRRLSVDIYDKFQRAASIKRKLSSELGINTTLNQELTPGKRALSVNLYEDREACPNSTLSLSPITGTLARNGSFYLNGLSPDYADRQEIAIIENLK; encoded by the exons A TGGCCGCACCTGACCTTCTTGACCCAAAATCTGCTGCCCACAACTCCAAACCTCGCCTGTCATTCTCGGTCAGCCCGGTGCTGCTGAACACTCCAGAGGACGAGTGTGACACCCGGACTACAGTCATGAGGTGGAAAACTGTATCAGCCATCTTCTTCTTAGTGGTGCTTTACCTCATTATTGGGGCGACGGTGTTCAGAGCGCTGGAGCAGCCGCACGAGAGCTCCCAGAAGCTGGCCATCCTCGCAGAAAAACTGGACTTCTTGGCCATGCACTCCTGCGTAAACTCCTCTGAGCTGGAGGATTTGGTGAAG CAAGTGGTTTCAGCAGTCCGAGCAGGTGTGAACCCTTCAGGAAATTCATCCAACCACATGAGCCTCTGGGACATCAGCTCCTCCTTTTTCTTTGCTGGGACTGTTATCACCACAATCG GATTTGGGAACATCTCTCCTCACACAGAAGGTGGGCGGATCTTCTGTATAATTTACGCTCTGCTTGGGATTCCCCTATTTGGATTCTTATTGGCTGGTGTCGGGGACCAGTTGGGGACCATTTTTGGGAAGGGCATCGCCAAAGTAGAGAAGATGATTGTG AAGTGGAAAGTCAGCCAGACGAAGATCCGCGTCATCTCCACGCTGATCTTCATTCTGTTCGGGTGCCTCATCTTCGTGGCTCTGCCAGTCATCATCTTCAAGCACATCGAGGGCTGGAGCACGCTAGAGTCCATCTATTTTGTCGTCATAACCCTCACCACAATCGGCTTTGGAGACTTTGTCGCCGGTGAAAAAG GTGGGTCAGACAGCTCAGAGTTTCTGAACTACTACAAGCCCGTGGTGTGGTTCTGGATCCTGGTGGGCCTTGCCTACTTTGCCGCTGTGCTCAGTATGATTGGAGACTGGTTCCGAGTCATCTCCAAAAAAACTAAAGAGGAG GTTGGAGAGTTTCGAGCTCACGCAGCCGAGTGGACAGCAAACGTGTCGGCAGAGTTCAAAGAGACCCGGCGGCGACTCAGCGTTGACATCTATGACAAGTTTCAACGTGCTGCATCCATCAAGCGCAAGCTGTCATCCGAGCTGGGTATAAACACGACCCTCAACCAGGAATTGACCCCTGGCAAAAGAGCGCTGTCCGTCAACCTGTATGAGGACAGAGAGGCCTGCCCCAACTCGACTCTCTCCCTCAGTCCCATCACGGGGACCCTGGCAAGGAATGGCAGCTTCTACCTGAACGGCCTCAGCCCAGATTACGCTGACCGGCAGGAGATTGCC